In the genome of Taurinivorans muris, one region contains:
- a CDS encoding substrate-binding domain-containing protein, producing MKKIVLSLVMAVCCAMPAFAADGVLKMATTTSTADTGLLDYLAPIFKADTGYTLEYVSVGTGAALALGQNGDVDVVLVHAKASEEKFVAEGYGVERFEVMYNDFVVVGPKDILPYSEDAKATLAQVFEKKLNWVSRGDDSGTDKKEKGIWKSLGIDPAQNPNYKESGSGMGASLSMADELRALILTDRGTYLKMKSDASVKLDLDIICEKAPDLLNQYGVIAVNPAKYPAVNNKAANAFIEWIVSDKVQKLIADFGVDKYGQGLFVPNAEK from the coding sequence ATGAAAAAAATCGTATTGTCTCTTGTTATGGCGGTATGCTGCGCAATGCCGGCATTTGCCGCTGACGGTGTTCTTAAAATGGCTACGACCACAAGCACGGCCGATACGGGACTTCTTGATTATTTGGCTCCGATTTTCAAGGCTGATACCGGCTATACCTTGGAATATGTTTCTGTCGGCACCGGTGCGGCTCTTGCTCTCGGTCAAAACGGCGATGTTGACGTTGTTCTTGTGCACGCTAAAGCGAGCGAAGAGAAATTTGTCGCTGAAGGCTACGGCGTAGAACGTTTTGAAGTCATGTACAATGATTTTGTCGTTGTCGGTCCGAAGGATATTTTGCCTTATTCGGAAGATGCCAAAGCAACCTTGGCTCAAGTTTTTGAAAAGAAACTCAATTGGGTCAGCCGCGGCGATGATTCCGGAACCGATAAAAAAGAAAAAGGCATTTGGAAGTCTTTAGGAATTGATCCGGCTCAAAATCCTAATTATAAGGAATCCGGTTCCGGCATGGGTGCCAGCCTTTCAATGGCTGATGAACTTCGGGCTTTAATCCTTACCGACCGCGGAACATATTTGAAAATGAAATCCGATGCGTCTGTGAAATTGGATCTTGATATCATTTGCGAAAAAGCTCCCGACCTTTTGAACCAATATGGCGTTATCGCTGTAAATCCTGCAAAATATCCTGCTGTCAACAATAAAGCCGCCAATGCCTTTATCGAATGGATCGTTTCTGATAAGGTTCAAAAACTTATTGCAGACTTCGGCGTTGATAAATACGGACAGGGACTTTTTGTTCCCAACGCTGAAAAATAA
- a CDS encoding MOSC domain-containing protein — protein MGKVISTNISEIRGIQKHNVGKVKLVEDYGIENDAHAGKWHRQVSLLSHEKIAAFRAKGAIVNDGAFGENIVVSGIDFKNLPVGTRLQCNEVILEMTQIGKECHHGCEIFQKMGDCIMPREGVFAKIIKGGEIAVGDEMTVIS, from the coding sequence ATGGGAAAGGTTATTTCGACAAATATCAGTGAAATCCGCGGAATACAAAAGCATAATGTGGGCAAGGTGAAACTTGTTGAAGATTATGGCATTGAAAATGATGCGCATGCGGGAAAATGGCATAGGCAAGTGAGCTTGCTGTCCCATGAGAAAATTGCAGCGTTTCGTGCTAAAGGCGCAATCGTGAATGACGGCGCTTTTGGTGAAAATATCGTTGTTTCGGGCATTGATTTTAAAAATTTGCCTGTGGGAACACGGTTGCAATGCAACGAAGTCATTCTTGAAATGACGCAAATCGGTAAGGAATGTCATCATGGCTGCGAGATTTTCCAAAAAATGGGTGATTGCATCATGCCCCGCGAGGGTGTTTTTGCAAAAATTATCAAAGGCGGGGAAATCGCAGTCGGTGATGAGATGACTGTAATATCTTAA
- a CDS encoding ATP-binding cassette domain-containing protein, which translates to MKISDLQAKLGDFTLAVDTLILEERKIHAFIGSNGCGKSTLAKIIMGILPYRKGEIDFEGLQVHDIVLASQKPYMLHETVRENIVYPLKIRKQKICEEEIDFYLNEFGIFEKKFEHARQLSSGQQQKVSIIRAVIAKQKFIVIDESLSNLDIESISTAKNMIKRLHAESGVTFVLISHQVASIADLVHEYHFFDRGEHILSCDLEGLKRSNHEKIKHYMQLQSLL; encoded by the coding sequence ATGAAAATTTCTGATTTGCAAGCGAAATTGGGCGATTTCACGCTGGCAGTCGATACGCTTATTTTGGAAGAGCGTAAAATTCATGCTTTCATCGGTTCAAATGGCTGCGGCAAGTCGACTTTGGCAAAAATCATCATGGGAATTTTGCCGTATCGGAAAGGGGAAATCGATTTTGAGGGCTTGCAGGTTCATGATATTGTTTTAGCTTCGCAAAAACCGTATATGCTTCATGAAACCGTTCGGGAAAATATCGTATATCCTTTGAAAATCCGCAAACAAAAAATTTGTGAAGAAGAAATTGATTTTTATTTGAATGAATTTGGTATTTTTGAAAAAAAATTCGAGCACGCGCGGCAGCTCTCGAGCGGGCAGCAGCAAAAAGTTTCCATTATCCGCGCGGTTATCGCAAAGCAAAAATTCATTGTCATTGATGAAAGTTTGTCAAACTTGGATATAGAAAGCATAAGCACTGCAAAGAATATGATTAAGCGTTTGCATGCCGAATCCGGTGTGACTTTTGTTCTTATCAGCCATCAAGTGGCGAGCATAGCGGACTTGGTCCATGAATATCATTTTTTTGACCGGGGCGAACATATCCTTTCATGTGATTTGGAAGGATTGAAACGAAGCAATCATGAAAAAATCAAACATTATATGCAGCTGCAGTCTTTGCTTTAA
- a CDS encoding DUF935 domain-containing protein: MSQGIYLADGTFLPFVSEDLKTEIASRQNASFFNYEWLEQLPDPDPILRKTGDDVRVLADLSADEQVTTAMTSRKNRVLSSQDYGFSAASFDGENASDAARLVFDKLTKDLERLNMRSLITSILDAPFYGMTPLEIMWEASENWWHIKDIIARPYYWFAFDENNKPFFKGDYYGAVKKDYLPAGKFVFAVYNTSYDNPYGIRLLSRCLWAVSFKHGGTKFYAKFIEKYGSPWVIGKASQGATKAEKREIAANLARMVEDSVAVIPKGAEVDLIAPNANTTTMFEDFLARQDKTISKILMGQTLTLEMEGKNNSQAAATTHDDVAKGIAEADKALVCETMYEIAWIYTLLNAGEQVPAPIFSYQEPKNLQEQVLLDKDLHSLGVRFNHQHFVKEYGLKADEFTLVENREQFSSPENTPASFSAGVKNNHYKGAVKHQLAFDSALKELLPEALRANQKFLDELLQAVNNAADFEELEYALIEFLGSQMEMSDLEDFLARALTKAELFGFYSMDREHNEKKS; encoded by the coding sequence ATGTCACAAGGAATATATTTGGCGGACGGCACATTTTTGCCCTTTGTAAGCGAAGATTTGAAAACGGAAATTGCCAGCCGTCAGAACGCAAGTTTTTTTAATTATGAATGGTTGGAGCAGCTGCCCGACCCTGACCCCATTTTGCGCAAAACCGGCGATGATGTCAGAGTTCTGGCGGATTTGTCCGCGGATGAGCAGGTAACAACCGCCATGACCAGCCGCAAAAACCGTGTTTTGAGTTCGCAGGATTATGGGTTTTCCGCTGCGAGTTTTGACGGTGAAAATGCTTCTGACGCCGCAAGGCTTGTCTTTGATAAGCTGACCAAAGACTTGGAACGCCTGAATATGCGCTCTCTTATTACCTCTATTTTGGACGCCCCTTTTTATGGCATGACTCCTCTGGAAATCATGTGGGAAGCGTCAGAAAATTGGTGGCACATAAAAGATATAATTGCCCGCCCCTATTATTGGTTTGCTTTTGATGAAAACAACAAGCCCTTTTTCAAAGGCGACTATTACGGAGCAGTCAAAAAAGATTATCTCCCGGCGGGCAAATTTGTTTTTGCAGTCTATAATACAAGTTATGACAACCCTTACGGAATCCGTTTATTGTCCCGCTGCTTATGGGCGGTTTCGTTCAAGCACGGCGGAACAAAGTTTTATGCCAAGTTTATTGAAAAATACGGCTCCCCCTGGGTAATCGGCAAGGCTTCCCAAGGGGCGACAAAGGCGGAAAAAAGAGAAATTGCCGCTAACTTGGCGCGCATGGTCGAGGACTCCGTCGCCGTTATCCCCAAAGGAGCGGAAGTTGATTTAATTGCTCCTAATGCCAATACAACCACCATGTTTGAGGATTTTCTTGCAAGGCAGGACAAAACTATTTCAAAAATCCTCATGGGGCAGACCCTCACCCTTGAAATGGAAGGCAAAAACAACAGTCAGGCGGCAGCCACCACCCATGATGATGTGGCAAAAGGCATAGCGGAAGCGGATAAAGCCCTTGTCTGCGAAACCATGTACGAAATCGCCTGGATTTATACCCTGCTCAATGCGGGCGAACAAGTTCCCGCGCCGATTTTCTCCTATCAGGAGCCTAAAAATTTGCAGGAGCAGGTACTGCTGGACAAAGATTTACATTCCCTGGGCGTGCGTTTCAATCACCAGCATTTTGTGAAAGAGTACGGCTTGAAAGCTGATGAATTTACCTTGGTGGAAAATCGGGAGCAATTCAGCAGTCCTGAAAATACTCCTGCTTCATTCTCGGCTGGTGTGAAAAACAATCATTATAAAGGGGCGGTCAAACACCAGCTTGCTTTTGACAGCGCCTTAAAAGAACTCCTGCCCGAAGCATTGCGGGCAAACCAAAAATTTTTAGACGAATTATTGCAGGCGGTCAATAACGCCGCTGATTTTGAAGAACTGGAATATGCTTTGATTGAGTTCTTAGGCTCGCAAATGGAAATGTCCGACCTTGAGGATTTTCTTGCCCGGGCGCTGACCAAGGCGGAACTCTTTGGTTTTTATTCGATGGATAGGGAACATAATGAAAAGAAAAGTTAA
- a CDS encoding ABC transporter permease, producing MEMVFDFIGLLNNVGAFHAISVTLFMAFAATSVSVCFGVVFGLLFEKYHFPCKNIVLRVNKTLMGVPPVVMGLVVYMLVMRRGPLGSFELLFTIPGMIIAQVLIITPIITGMVHTVAQKQAPQMRAFAKSMGANERQTFWLVIRELRSEMYFAAVTGFGRSISEVGSVMLVGGNIKGSTRTMTTAISLLKSQGIFTEGIFLGVVLLLISFFLQLLVDYFRKEENINENF from the coding sequence ATGGAAATGGTATTTGATTTCATCGGTCTTTTAAATAATGTCGGGGCTTTTCATGCGATATCCGTGACGCTTTTCATGGCGTTTGCCGCAACGTCCGTATCTGTCTGCTTCGGCGTTGTTTTTGGGCTTTTGTTTGAAAAATACCATTTCCCTTGTAAAAACATCGTACTGCGTGTCAATAAGACACTGATGGGCGTGCCGCCCGTTGTTATGGGGCTTGTCGTATATATGCTCGTAATGCGGCGCGGACCGCTTGGAAGTTTCGAACTTCTTTTTACCATTCCCGGAATGATTATCGCCCAAGTGCTTATCATCACACCCATTATTACGGGAATGGTTCATACTGTCGCCCAAAAGCAAGCCCCGCAAATGCGGGCTTTTGCCAAGAGCATGGGAGCTAATGAAAGACAGACGTTTTGGCTTGTTATCCGTGAATTGCGTTCCGAGATGTATTTTGCGGCGGTCACAGGCTTCGGGCGTTCCATCAGCGAAGTCGGTTCCGTCATGCTTGTAGGGGGTAATATCAAAGGCAGCACAAGAACCATGACAACAGCGATTTCTTTGCTGAAAAGCCAAGGTATTTTCACTGAGGGCATTTTTCTTGGCGTCGTGCTGCTTCTTATTTCCTTTTTCCTGCAGCTGCTTGTGGATTATTTCAGAAAAGAAGAGAATATCAATGAAAATTTCTGA
- a CDS encoding molybdopterin biosynthesis protein, with protein MKKRNLYLNVIPVEEALDSYLSVVKKRVPLKTEIIPVVQALGRVTVSAVYAKYNSPLYNSAAMDGVAVVSQKTKDACELKPLVLQKEDFLVVDTGDPVHEPFDAVIMAEDLIETDDGGLQITEPAMSWQHIRPVGEDIVAHELILTSNHKIRPMDVGVLLSGGITEIEVYKQVNVAIFATGTEIIEPDQNIADGVIIESNSRMFEGLVAEQGAKPFRLGILQDDYALIRDNVREACEKFDVVIVNAGSSAGTEDFTVHVLRELGEVFVHGVAIKPGKPVILAMVGDKPVVGLPGYPVSAYVCYQNFVRPLLNHLQNFAEENRETVRAFLSKRLVSSLKHKEYVRVKVGKVDDKIIATPLARGAGAAMSLVRADGFCIIEQNQEGLDAGDSVTVELCRSLKEIENTVVSIGSHDLMLDILADMLPNKYKNMYLSSSHVGSLAGLMALKRGEAHMAPIHLLDEESGIYNIPMIKKLFTGGCRQMALIKGVKRVQGFIVPKGNPENISAMSDVARCRYINRQSGAGTRVLFDYLLRKNGISCEQVNGYDKEAATHMAVAALVQSGAVDCGMGIESAARAMNLDFVPVGFEEYDFAIERNNLDLPHVKAFIDVLKSEDFKQKVMRLGGYEFSACGEIVSVS; from the coding sequence ATGAAAAAAAGAAATTTATATTTAAATGTCATTCCCGTGGAGGAAGCGCTTGACAGCTATCTTTCCGTCGTGAAAAAGCGTGTTCCGCTAAAAACGGAAATTATTCCGGTTGTTCAAGCCTTGGGGCGGGTGACGGTTTCTGCCGTTTATGCGAAATATAATTCACCGTTATATAATTCTGCGGCAATGGACGGCGTTGCGGTTGTTTCACAAAAAACAAAAGATGCTTGTGAGCTCAAGCCGCTTGTTTTACAAAAGGAAGATTTTCTTGTTGTGGATACCGGCGACCCTGTCCATGAACCTTTTGATGCTGTGATTATGGCTGAAGATTTGATTGAAACGGATGACGGCGGACTGCAAATCACAGAGCCGGCCATGAGCTGGCAGCATATTCGCCCGGTGGGAGAAGATATTGTCGCCCATGAATTGATTTTGACAAGCAATCACAAAATCCGCCCTATGGATGTCGGCGTGCTTCTTTCCGGAGGCATTACCGAAATAGAAGTCTATAAACAGGTTAATGTGGCGATTTTTGCTACCGGTACGGAAATTATCGAACCTGACCAAAATATTGCCGACGGTGTCATCATTGAATCCAATTCCCGTATGTTTGAGGGCTTGGTTGCGGAACAAGGCGCAAAACCTTTCCGCCTCGGAATTTTGCAGGACGATTATGCGCTTATCCGCGATAACGTAAGGGAAGCTTGTGAAAAATTCGATGTTGTTATTGTCAATGCAGGTTCAAGCGCCGGAACGGAAGATTTCACCGTGCATGTTTTGCGGGAGCTTGGAGAAGTTTTTGTGCACGGGGTTGCCATAAAGCCCGGAAAGCCCGTTATTTTGGCAATGGTTGGCGATAAGCCGGTTGTCGGTTTGCCCGGTTACCCCGTATCTGCTTATGTTTGTTATCAAAATTTTGTACGTCCTCTTTTGAACCATTTGCAGAATTTCGCTGAGGAAAATAGGGAAACTGTTCGGGCTTTTCTTTCCAAACGTTTGGTTTCCAGTTTGAAACATAAAGAATATGTGCGGGTGAAAGTCGGCAAGGTCGATGATAAAATCATTGCGACGCCACTTGCGCGAGGGGCAGGGGCTGCCATGAGCTTGGTGCGTGCCGACGGTTTTTGCATTATTGAACAAAATCAGGAAGGATTGGATGCTGGCGACAGCGTGACGGTTGAACTTTGCCGTTCTTTGAAAGAAATTGAAAATACGGTTGTTTCTATCGGCAGCCATGATTTGATGCTTGATATTTTGGCGGATATGCTTCCTAACAAATATAAAAACATGTATCTTTCAAGCAGTCATGTGGGAAGTTTGGCGGGGCTTATGGCTTTGAAACGCGGAGAAGCCCATATGGCTCCCATTCATCTGCTTGATGAAGAAAGCGGAATATACAATATTCCGATGATAAAAAAATTGTTTACAGGCGGCTGCCGGCAAATGGCTTTGATAAAAGGGGTCAAACGCGTGCAGGGTTTTATTGTTCCCAAAGGAAATCCTGAAAATATTTCCGCAATGAGCGATGTGGCAAGGTGCCGTTACATAAATAGGCAAAGCGGTGCCGGAACTCGTGTGCTTTTCGATTATTTGCTCAGGAAAAACGGAATTTCTTGCGAACAGGTTAATGGCTATGATAAAGAGGCTGCAACGCATATGGCGGTTGCTGCATTGGTGCAAAGCGGTGCTGTTGACTGCGGAATGGGTATTGAATCCGCAGCTAGGGCAATGAATTTGGATTTTGTGCCGGTAGGCTTTGAAGAATATGATTTTGCCATTGAGCGAAATAATCTTGATTTGCCCCATGTCAAAGCATTCATTGACGTTTTGAAGAGTGAAGATTTCAAACAAAAAGTAATGCGGTTGGGCGGGTATGAATTTTCCGCTTGCGGCGAAATCGTTTCTGTTTCTTAA
- a CDS encoding phage minor head protein: MAITVLGEGANPEEAIEYWKSRIPISNKEIAALTKEAKERAFYVAGLAKLDQVNLIHNELLKALENGTTLKTFKENIAEVIKKQGWDKRRIETLFQTNMQTAYQAGRWKGVQRTKKYLPYLEYSSVLDTRTRPAHSVLHGIVFPADHPFWDSHYPPNGFNCRCTAVQLSEYQVKKEGLEVQKELPKSFEYTDPRTGLTQKIVNPQPDPGFANNVGKNWCSEFTPQEVDPKKVKDINVTPKCPKNKSNFSSFHSEGSDCTPPLKNLPKKNRIQITNKDLLPATLKDEEYVLAFLNEFGLKGLEDYLWYKPKFLSSALRIDKQLFIDKATGKYKANKFNRGQYMKVLAQVIKNPYEVWRVPVQLSGKFTESIRLIRVFDLNDMPFGGFSVFNLIHSGRYWSGATIFSPKTIDYLERQRQGILLYREDGKGFLQ; the protein is encoded by the coding sequence ATGGCTATTACAGTGTTGGGCGAAGGCGCAAATCCCGAAGAAGCCATTGAATACTGGAAATCCAGAATACCGATTTCCAATAAGGAAATAGCCGCTCTCACCAAAGAAGCAAAGGAACGCGCCTTTTATGTGGCAGGTCTGGCAAAGCTCGATCAGGTCAATTTAATCCATAACGAATTATTGAAAGCCTTGGAAAACGGCACAACGCTAAAAACGTTCAAAGAAAATATTGCGGAAGTCATCAAAAAGCAGGGCTGGGATAAAAGGCGTATTGAAACGCTTTTTCAAACCAACATGCAGACCGCCTATCAGGCAGGACGCTGGAAAGGCGTTCAAAGAACAAAAAAATACTTGCCGTATCTGGAATATTCCAGCGTGTTGGATACGAGAACCCGTCCCGCCCATTCAGTTCTGCACGGCATAGTTTTTCCCGCTGACCACCCGTTTTGGGACAGCCACTATCCGCCCAACGGTTTTAACTGCCGCTGCACTGCCGTTCAGCTTTCCGAATATCAGGTGAAAAAAGAGGGCTTGGAGGTTCAGAAAGAACTTCCCAAAAGCTTCGAATACACTGACCCGAGAACAGGACTCACCCAAAAAATTGTCAATCCTCAGCCCGATCCGGGTTTTGCAAATAATGTGGGGAAAAATTGGTGCTCCGAATTTACGCCGCAGGAAGTTGACCCGAAAAAAGTCAAAGACATAAACGTTACGCCAAAATGCCCAAAAAATAAAAGCAATTTCTCAAGTTTTCATTCAGAGGGTTCTGACTGTACTCCGCCATTAAAAAATTTACCGAAGAAAAACAGAATACAAATAACAAACAAGGATTTATTGCCTGCAACGCTGAAGGATGAAGAGTATGTTTTGGCGTTTTTAAATGAGTTCGGGCTGAAAGGGCTGGAAGATTATTTATGGTATAAGCCGAAGTTTTTGTCGTCGGCTCTGCGTATAGACAAGCAGCTCTTTATAGATAAAGCCACCGGTAAATATAAAGCAAATAAATTTAATCGTGGACAATATATGAAAGTGTTGGCTCAGGTTATTAAAAATCCCTATGAAGTCTGGCGGGTGCCTGTGCAGTTATCCGGAAAATTCACAGAATCAATACGTCTTATCCGTGTTTTTGATTTGAATGATATGCCTTTCGGCGGATTTTCTGTTTTCAATCTCATCCATTCGGGAAGATACTGGAGTGGAGCAACAATATTTTCACCTAAGACAATAGATTATTTAGAAAGACAACGACAAGGGATATTACTTTACAGAGAAGATGGTAAAGGATTTTTACAATAA
- the cas6 gene encoding CRISPR system precrRNA processing endoribonuclease RAMP protein Cas6, producing the protein MLYSHYTIQCRFLESGTLNVFKGSALRGAFGYALKRAVCTVREKECATCILHGQCLFAKFFMEQKNNEEGKNPSIPHPYVIEFPQNPKKAYLEGEEFAFSLILLGSICEKLPFMVYAFELMGSKGIGRANIETFKNASFEIVGIQAVHIQGEPQIYDTVKKQLLYVPNPAVLEYPASNFLQSDTLSQKNQKLTVFLETPLRYKSNNVLYSKLDFEALFKLMMRRTYFVFKEFGEKELEIDYADLLQKAKNIDIIESNIQWKDQNRYSSRQKQALKIGGLEGCISFRGDFTEFIPLLNLATLLHLGKQTSFGLGKIRYQLEDIA; encoded by the coding sequence ATGCTGTACAGCCATTATACCATTCAGTGCAGGTTTTTGGAGTCCGGAACGTTAAATGTATTTAAAGGCTCTGCATTAAGAGGGGCTTTTGGATATGCTTTGAAACGTGCCGTATGCACAGTCAGAGAAAAAGAATGTGCAACCTGCATTTTGCATGGTCAGTGTTTATTTGCAAAGTTTTTTATGGAACAAAAAAATAATGAAGAGGGGAAAAATCCCAGCATTCCTCACCCTTATGTTATAGAATTTCCTCAAAATCCTAAAAAAGCGTATTTGGAAGGAGAAGAATTTGCATTTTCTTTAATTTTGCTTGGCAGCATATGTGAAAAACTCCCATTTATGGTTTATGCTTTCGAACTTATGGGAAGTAAAGGTATAGGCAGAGCGAACATTGAAACATTTAAAAATGCTTCTTTTGAAATTGTTGGCATACAAGCCGTTCATATACAGGGAGAACCACAAATTTATGATACTGTTAAAAAACAGCTTTTATATGTTCCAAATCCTGCCGTATTGGAATATCCTGCTTCTAATTTTTTACAGAGTGATACTCTATCCCAAAAAAATCAGAAATTAACCGTATTCTTAGAAACACCTTTAAGATACAAGTCAAATAATGTTCTTTATTCCAAACTGGATTTTGAAGCTTTATTCAAACTTATGATGCGGAGAACCTACTTTGTTTTTAAAGAATTCGGTGAAAAAGAACTTGAAATCGATTATGCGGATCTTTTGCAAAAAGCTAAAAATATCGATATAATTGAAAGCAATATTCAATGGAAAGATCAAAATCGTTATTCCTCAAGACAAAAACAGGCATTAAAGATTGGCGGCTTAGAAGGGTGTATTTCTTTTAGGGGTGATTTTACAGAATTTATTCCATTATTAAACTTGGCAACATTGCTTCATCTTGGCAAACAGACCAGTTTCGGGTTAGGTAAAATACGATATCAGTTGGAAGACATTGCATAA
- a CDS encoding phage protease — MEKYTAIAKTGTFRDSEGRRHTFTKGDLEKIAGNYNASETDAPLVIGHVKSDSAPAYGWVEKLFCENDKLFAQFSYVSDDVKNLVYKGSYKNVSMSVDMENHRLLHVALLGAAAPAIDGLGAINLSSDNGISIFSRDSEGRK; from the coding sequence ATGGAAAAATACACGGCAATCGCAAAAACAGGCACATTCAGAGACAGCGAAGGACGCAGGCATACCTTCACCAAAGGAGATTTGGAAAAAATTGCCGGCAATTACAATGCGTCGGAAACGGACGCACCCCTTGTAATCGGGCATGTCAAAAGCGATTCCGCGCCTGCTTACGGCTGGGTGGAAAAACTTTTTTGTGAAAACGACAAACTCTTTGCACAGTTTTCATACGTTAGCGACGACGTTAAAAATCTAGTGTATAAAGGGAGTTATAAGAATGTTTCCATGTCCGTTGATATGGAAAATCACCGGCTTCTGCATGTTGCGCTTTTGGGTGCGGCAGCGCCTGCCATAGACGGATTGGGAGCTATTAATTTGAGCTCTGATAACGGGATAAGCATTTTTAGCAGAGACAGTGAGGGACGAAAGTGA
- the glp gene encoding gephyrin-like molybdotransferase Glp — protein sequence MHLLTVDTLEQAQNKIYSYLAKNELKTEKIALTQAFQYILAEDIHAPFAVPHFRRSTVDGYAIHSLDTVGAGESIPCFLKVLGAVEMGEENRYTVKRGECVYVPTGGMLPNGADAMLMIEYAEKFGENEIACYQNVKHNQYVVDVGEDIPEKSLVLEKGTILRPHEIGVLASLGLAEVLVYAKPTVAIISLGDEILQAGERLEAGKIYDVNTYGLYAQAVKFGFAVQEYHHVKDDREAICRILENVVHHVDIVCVSGGSSQGEKDFTASLLAEISTTGILTHGIAVKPGKPTITAYDEKNACLLLGLPGHPVAAMLLFELLAAQVYRKLWQVSPIVQITAKMACNFPSADGRLTCQLVQLEREGHEYTAIPIFGKSGVVSSLAKAQGYILVGMNSEGVKKDEQVCVYLI from the coding sequence ATGCATTTATTGACTGTTGACACGCTGGAACAAGCCCAAAATAAGATTTATTCATATTTGGCGAAAAATGAATTGAAAACGGAAAAAATCGCTCTTACGCAGGCATTTCAATATATTTTGGCGGAAGATATTCATGCCCCTTTCGCTGTGCCTCATTTTCGGCGTTCCACTGTTGACGGATACGCGATACATTCCCTTGATACCGTCGGCGCCGGAGAAAGCATTCCCTGCTTTTTGAAAGTCCTTGGCGCGGTTGAAATGGGAGAAGAAAATCGGTACACGGTCAAGCGCGGCGAATGCGTTTATGTTCCGACCGGCGGCATGCTTCCAAATGGGGCGGACGCAATGCTCATGATTGAATATGCGGAGAAATTCGGTGAGAATGAAATTGCTTGTTATCAAAATGTGAAGCATAATCAATATGTTGTCGATGTCGGTGAAGATATTCCTGAAAAAAGTTTGGTTTTGGAAAAAGGCACAATCCTGCGTCCTCATGAAATCGGGGTGCTTGCGTCATTGGGTTTGGCGGAGGTTTTGGTTTATGCAAAGCCTACGGTTGCCATTATTTCTTTGGGTGATGAAATTTTGCAGGCAGGCGAGCGTTTGGAAGCCGGGAAAATTTATGATGTCAATACCTATGGCTTATATGCCCAAGCTGTGAAATTCGGTTTTGCCGTGCAGGAATATCATCATGTCAAAGATGATAGGGAAGCTATTTGCCGTATATTGGAAAATGTTGTTCACCATGTTGATATTGTTTGTGTTTCAGGTGGAAGTTCCCAAGGCGAAAAGGATTTTACGGCAAGTTTGCTCGCCGAAATTTCCACAACTGGTATTTTGACGCACGGCATTGCGGTAAAACCCGGAAAACCTACAATAACGGCATATGATGAGAAAAATGCTTGCCTTTTGCTCGGTTTGCCAGGACATCCGGTCGCCGCTATGCTTTTATTTGAATTGCTGGCTGCGCAGGTATATAGAAAACTATGGCAAGTTTCGCCTATTGTGCAGATCACGGCGAAAATGGCGTGTAATTTTCCAAGTGCCGACGGTCGTTTGACGTGTCAGCTCGTTCAGCTTGAGCGGGAAGGGCATGAATATACCGCAATCCCCATTTTTGGCAAATCCGGTGTTGTTTCTTCGCTTGCAAAGGCGCAGGGCTATATCCTTGTGGGTATGAACAGTGAAGGCGTAAAAAAAGACGAGCAAGTCTGCGTGTATTTAATATAG
- a CDS encoding MogA/MoaB family molybdenum cofactor biosynthesis protein, whose product MKRVAIITASDSGYEGRREDASAPVIEEIVQKEGYQVVKKFLLPDDKEMLAKAMREIADDGGAELILTTGGTGFSSRDVMPEATLAIVERLAPGIPEAMRAYSMQFTKRAMLTRAVAGIRKKTLIVNMPGSPKAVRECLEYIISELNHGLEILLGEANNCARK is encoded by the coding sequence ATGAAACGTGTTGCGATTATTACAGCCAGTGACAGCGGTTATGAGGGAAGACGCGAAGACGCGAGCGCTCCTGTGATAGAAGAAATTGTGCAAAAAGAGGGATATCAGGTTGTAAAAAAATTTCTTTTGCCCGACGACAAGGAAATGCTTGCAAAAGCCATGCGGGAAATAGCAGATGATGGCGGGGCTGAACTTATTCTCACTACCGGCGGAACGGGCTTTTCTTCCCGCGACGTTATGCCGGAAGCGACTCTTGCTATTGTTGAACGTCTTGCCCCTGGCATACCGGAGGCGATGCGGGCGTATAGCATGCAGTTTACGAAAAGGGCTATGCTCACAAGAGCTGTGGCGGGAATACGCAAAAAAACATTGATTGTGAATATGCCGGGTTCGCCGAAAGCGGTTCGTGAATGTTTGGAATATATCATTTCGGAATTGAATCACGGACTGGAAATTTTACTTGGTGAAGCGAATAATTGCGCAAGAAAATAG